One window of the Oscillospiraceae bacterium genome contains the following:
- a CDS encoding FAD-dependent oxidoreductase encodes MNNFDLFIIGGGPAGISAALYAKRAGVSVCVVHNGIGSLRKAEKIDNYYGFSGSVNGTKLYQDGLEQARKLGIEVVEDEVVGIGYTGTFLIKGKTDEYESRALLIATGSKRTTPKINNFTDFEGKGVSYCAVCDGFFYRGKNAAVLGSGDYALAEAEELKHVASSVTILTDGEPSVTDFGEFTVITDKIASLKGEERLGEVEFVNGTTLPVSGLFVAIGVAGATDFAKKLGAVTKGAAIVTDENGRTNLPGLFAAGDCTGGLMQVSIAVSKGASAGLAAVEFIRQK; translated from the coding sequence ATGAACAATTTTGATCTTTTCATCATCGGAGGGGGCCCCGCGGGTATTTCCGCTGCGCTTTATGCAAAACGCGCGGGTGTTTCGGTATGCGTCGTTCACAATGGTATCGGTTCGCTCCGAAAAGCTGAGAAAATCGATAACTATTACGGCTTTTCCGGCTCGGTGAACGGAACAAAACTCTATCAGGACGGACTCGAACAGGCCCGCAAATTGGGTATTGAAGTAGTTGAAGATGAAGTTGTCGGCATCGGGTATACAGGCACTTTTCTTATTAAAGGAAAAACCGATGAATATGAATCGAGAGCCCTTTTAATTGCAACCGGCTCAAAGAGAACGACCCCGAAAATCAATAACTTTACTGATTTTGAGGGAAAAGGCGTCAGCTACTGCGCAGTCTGTGACGGGTTTTTCTATCGCGGGAAAAATGCGGCTGTACTCGGCAGCGGCGATTATGCTCTCGCGGAAGCCGAGGAACTCAAGCATGTCGCATCGAGTGTGACAATTTTGACGGACGGTGAACCATCCGTTACCGATTTCGGTGAATTCACGGTTATAACCGACAAAATCGCCTCGTTAAAAGGGGAAGAACGGCTCGGAGAGGTCGAATTCGTTAACGGAACCACCCTGCCCGTCTCCGGTCTGTTCGTCGCCATCGGCGTCGCCGGTGCGACTGACTTTGCCAAAAAGCTCGGCGCGGTCACCAAGGGCGCAGCAATCGTGACAGACGAGAACGGCAGAACGAATTTACCCGGACTTTTTGCCGCGGGCGACTGCACGGGCGGATTGATGCAGGTATCAATCGCGGTATCAAAAGGCGCTTCGGCAGGACTTGCGGCGGTGGAATTTATAAGGCAAAAATAA
- a CDS encoding glucose-6-phosphate isomerase, with protein MSIKLDERFLTKFIDESEYKAIAVQAETAQNLLISEKGPGNDFLGWLDLPENYDKVEFEHIKATAKRIRGMCGVLVVIGIGGSYLGARAAIELLRGSQYNLFSNDMPQILFAGCNISSDYLNQLLNYCEEREVCVNVISKSGTTTEPAIAFRAFTDLMQKKYGAGAKDRIFVTTDKERGTLKALANKEGYETFTIADDIGGRYSVLTAPGLLPMAVAGIDIDAVMRGAVSAQKELGDSDIESNVCLKYAAIRNILCRKGFSTEILVGFEPDFTMMGEWFKQLYGESEGKDNKGIFPSSAIFSTDLHSMGQYIQQGRRDLFETVVWFKQPKSEYLIGYSEGDADGLNYLEGKGVSFVNNMAMEGTLSAHNDGGVPCLLLEFERIDALNFGYMVYFFEKACAISGYLLGVNPFNQPGVEFYKKNMFNLLGKPTKSL; from the coding sequence GTGTCAATCAAGCTGGACGAACGGTTTTTAACGAAATTTATCGATGAGAGTGAATATAAAGCCATCGCTGTGCAGGCCGAGACGGCGCAGAATCTTTTGATTTCCGAAAAAGGTCCGGGGAACGATTTTCTCGGCTGGCTCGACCTGCCTGAAAATTATGATAAAGTCGAATTCGAACACATCAAGGCAACGGCCAAACGCATCCGCGGCATGTGCGGTGTTTTAGTCGTCATCGGCATCGGCGGTTCTTATCTCGGCGCGAGAGCGGCCATCGAACTGCTGCGCGGAAGCCAGTATAATCTGTTTTCAAACGATATGCCGCAAATCCTGTTTGCCGGCTGCAATATCAGTTCCGATTATCTGAACCAGCTTTTGAATTATTGCGAAGAACGCGAGGTCTGCGTCAATGTCATCTCCAAGTCGGGCACGACAACTGAACCTGCCATCGCATTCCGGGCGTTTACCGATCTGATGCAGAAAAAATACGGCGCAGGCGCCAAGGATCGTATTTTCGTCACAACCGACAAAGAACGCGGTACTTTAAAAGCGCTTGCGAATAAAGAGGGATATGAGACCTTTACGATTGCCGATGACATCGGCGGCCGCTATTCCGTTTTGACCGCGCCGGGATTGCTTCCGATGGCGGTTGCGGGCATCGACATCGACGCGGTGATGCGCGGCGCGGTAAGTGCTCAGAAAGAGTTAGGTGATTCGGACATCGAGTCAAATGTCTGCCTGAAATATGCTGCGATCCGCAATATCCTCTGCCGTAAAGGTTTTTCAACCGAAATACTGGTGGGATTCGAGCCGGATTTCACGATGATGGGTGAGTGGTTCAAACAGCTTTACGGCGAGAGCGAAGGCAAGGACAACAAGGGCATCTTCCCATCAAGCGCGATCTTTTCCACCGACCTGCATTCAATGGGACAGTATATCCAGCAAGGCCGGAGAGACCTGTTCGAAACGGTTGTCTGGTTCAAACAACCTAAATCCGAATATCTCATCGGCTACAGCGAGGGCGATGCCGACGGTTTAAATTATCTCGAGGGTAAAGGCGTTTCGTTTGTCAACAATATGGCGATGGAAGGCACCTTATCCGCGCATAACGACGGCGGCGTACCTTGTTTGCTGCTCGAGTTTGAAAGAATCGACGCACTCAATTTCGGCTATATGGTCTACTTCTTTGAAAAGGCCTGCGCAATATCGGGGTATCTGCTCGGAGTCAATCCGTTTAACCAGCCGGGCGTGGAATTTTATAAGAAAAACATGTTTAATCTCTTAGGCAAACCAACAAAATCGTTATAG
- a CDS encoding D-alanyl-D-alanine carboxypeptidase family protein yields the protein MKCFKKLSAVVLAILFIVSCMIPIGADVMPEDEISDDVVVTAARPDAVLDAETIKAPNAILIEPTTGTVVFEKNADTRVAPASVTKIMSLLLIMEALERGEIKLDDQVACSEHAASMGGSQIWLEVGEVMSVDDLLKAVAVGSANDATVALAEFIAGSEDAFVRMMNERAEVLSMANTHYMNASGLDEDNHFTSARDTAIAASELIKHQLIINYSTIWMDTLRGGTTELVNTNKLVRFYKGITGLKTGTTDKAGCCLTATAERDGLKLVATVFGSETSDDRFSAARTLLDFGYANYVILTPEPPSEKIILPVKRGTLSKIEVVAGVIPNVLLKKGNEKNLAYSTEIPERLTAPIVQGDTVGKVVIISENGEKLGEYPLVAAQAVERLTLWKAFIELLENYTSAGS from the coding sequence ATGAAATGCTTCAAAAAACTGTCCGCCGTTGTTTTAGCGATATTATTTATTGTTAGCTGTATGATTCCGATTGGTGCGGATGTCATGCCGGAAGATGAGATTTCCGATGACGTCGTTGTCACAGCTGCAAGGCCCGATGCAGTACTGGATGCGGAAACGATAAAAGCTCCGAATGCAATTCTGATTGAGCCGACTACGGGAACGGTTGTTTTCGAAAAGAATGCCGATACAAGAGTGGCACCCGCCTCAGTCACAAAAATTATGTCCCTTCTGTTGATTATGGAAGCGCTTGAACGCGGCGAAATCAAATTGGACGATCAGGTGGCCTGCAGCGAACATGCCGCAAGCATGGGTGGTTCACAGATTTGGCTCGAAGTCGGCGAAGTGATGTCGGTCGACGATCTGTTAAAAGCGGTCGCAGTCGGCAGCGCGAATGACGCGACAGTTGCGCTTGCAGAATTTATCGCCGGCTCCGAAGATGCTTTCGTGCGCATGATGAACGAAAGAGCCGAAGTACTCAGTATGGCGAATACGCATTATATGAATGCAAGCGGCCTTGACGAAGACAACCATTTTACGTCTGCTCGCGACACGGCAATCGCTGCTTCGGAATTGATCAAACATCAATTGATCATCAATTATTCGACGATTTGGATGGATACATTGCGCGGAGGGACGACCGAACTCGTCAACACGAATAAATTAGTTCGGTTTTATAAAGGAATTACCGGCCTAAAAACCGGAACGACCGATAAAGCGGGCTGCTGTCTGACAGCGACTGCCGAGCGTGACGGCCTGAAGCTCGTAGCGACCGTTTTCGGTTCGGAAACCAGCGACGACCGTTTTTCTGCCGCACGGACTTTGCTTGATTTCGGTTATGCGAATTATGTAATATTGACGCCTGAACCGCCTTCCGAAAAGATTATATTGCCCGTAAAGCGCGGGACTTTATCGAAAATCGAAGTGGTCGCCGGTGTAATACCGAATGTCCTGCTTAAAAAGGGAAATGAGAAGAATTTGGCTTATTCGACTGAAATCCCGGAGCGGCTGACAGCACCGATCGTACAGGGGGATACCGTCGGCAAAGTCGTAATCATCTCGGAAAACGGCGAAAAATTGGGCGAATATCCTCTTGTTGCGGCACAGGCTGTTGAACGCCTGACTTTGTGGAAGGCCTTTATCGAGTTATTGGAAAACTACACCTCAGCGGGTTCATAA
- a CDS encoding DUF2461 domain-containing protein, with the protein MSFSEKTIQFLIENKIENSRDWFTAHKADYLRFVVQPLAEFVTALTPPMLEIDPMFDCEPKINRAISHIYRDTRFSKDKTIFRDVVWCLFIRDKKLFHNLPGFFFELSPRGFRYGCGFYIAEPATMANIRQFVLTNNPFFEKAKEAFDRQKIFNLDGDCYKKTRFPDQSEELRKWLDLKDICFICDNIDFDLLYSEELSKKVADDLKILTPEYRFLLLASISGTVE; encoded by the coding sequence ATGTCTTTCAGCGAAAAAACCATTCAATTTTTAATCGAAAATAAAATTGAAAACAGCCGGGATTGGTTCACGGCACATAAAGCGGATTATCTTCGTTTTGTCGTGCAGCCGCTCGCCGAGTTTGTTACGGCTCTGACTCCCCCGATGCTCGAAATTGACCCAATGTTTGACTGCGAGCCTAAAATCAATCGCGCAATCTCCCATATTTACCGAGACACACGTTTTTCAAAGGATAAAACGATTTTCCGAGATGTGGTATGGTGTCTTTTTATCCGCGATAAAAAGCTGTTTCATAATCTCCCGGGCTTTTTCTTTGAACTCTCTCCGCGGGGTTTTCGGTACGGCTGCGGCTTTTACATCGCCGAGCCGGCGACGATGGCAAATATCAGGCAGTTTGTGCTGACAAACAATCCTTTCTTTGAAAAAGCAAAAGAAGCATTCGACCGTCAAAAAATCTTTAATCTTGACGGAGATTGTTATAAAAAGACCCGCTTTCCCGATCAATCCGAGGAACTTCGTAAATGGCTGGACTTGAAAGATATCTGCTTTATCTGCGACAACATAGATTTCGATTTACTATACAGCGAAGAGCTATCCAAAAAAGTTGCCGATGATTTAAAAATACTTACGCCCGAATACCGATTTTTGCTGCTTGCGTCAATCAGCGGGACAGTTGAATAA
- a CDS encoding Gfo/Idh/MocA family oxidoreductase: MFHESVLGQPLNAVIVGGGHRSLTYAFFAQNNPDKLKIVGVADPNPLRRAQIQKLYNLSNESLFGSAEALATVPRFADAVINGTMDQQHVATSIPLLRAGYHILLEKPFAINEKEMWELVRAARENKRRVMICHVMRYAPFYVEVKKRVAAGDIGEIVAIETTENVSYHHIAVGYIRGKWRNTAQAGHNSMLLAKCCHDIDMIMWMMSGIVPAAVSSFGSNFQFKPEKAPAGAGTRCLVDCPPEVESKCLYSARKNYLDHPDRWSFYVWDNLEHLKNPTLADKEATLKTDSIYGRCVYKCDNETVDHQTVNIRFQNGVTASHNMLGGAAKPQRTIHIVGTKGEITGVADESRFVVRMIDPRPGCEYSEEIVDLNINGDTSGVNGGHGGGDQRLVEDFVQYVQGGKPSLSCTSIADSVYGHLAVFRADDSMKNRCIMDIPAVDIQ; encoded by the coding sequence ATGTTTCATGAATCCGTACTTGGGCAACCGCTTAACGCTGTCATCGTCGGAGGCGGTCATCGGTCGCTCACTTACGCGTTTTTTGCCCAGAACAACCCGGATAAATTAAAAATCGTCGGCGTCGCGGATCCGAATCCCCTTCGCCGGGCGCAGATTCAAAAACTCTACAATCTCTCAAATGAATCGCTCTTTGGATCAGCGGAGGCTCTTGCGACGGTACCTCGTTTTGCGGATGCCGTAATCAACGGCACGATGGATCAACAGCATGTCGCCACCTCAATTCCGCTGTTAAGAGCGGGTTATCATATACTGCTCGAAAAACCCTTCGCAATCAATGAGAAAGAGATGTGGGAGTTGGTTCGGGCCGCGCGAGAAAATAAACGCCGCGTGATGATCTGCCATGTCATGCGTTATGCCCCGTTTTATGTTGAAGTGAAAAAGCGCGTTGCCGCCGGTGATATCGGTGAAATCGTTGCTATAGAGACGACGGAGAATGTCTCTTACCACCATATTGCGGTGGGCTATATCCGCGGCAAATGGCGAAATACCGCTCAGGCTGGACACAATTCCATGCTGCTGGCAAAATGCTGCCACGACATTGATATGATCATGTGGATGATGAGCGGAATCGTACCCGCCGCAGTATCCAGTTTCGGTTCCAACTTTCAATTCAAGCCCGAAAAAGCTCCCGCCGGAGCCGGAACCCGCTGTCTTGTCGACTGCCCGCCGGAAGTGGAATCCAAATGTCTTTACTCAGCCCGAAAGAATTACCTTGATCATCCCGACCGTTGGTCTTTCTATGTCTGGGACAACCTTGAACACCTCAAAAATCCCACGCTTGCAGATAAAGAAGCGACGCTCAAGACCGACAGTATCTACGGCCGCTGTGTTTATAAATGCGACAATGAGACAGTAGACCATCAAACAGTCAACATCCGTTTTCAAAACGGAGTGACCGCATCGCACAATATGCTCGGAGGCGCAGCAAAACCGCAGCGTACCATCCATATCGTAGGCACAAAGGGGGAGATCACCGGCGTCGCCGATGAATCCCGATTTGTCGTACGCATGATCGATCCGCGTCCTGGATGCGAATATTCGGAAGAGATCGTGGATTTGAACATTAACGGAGATACCTCTGGCGTCAACGGTGGTCACGGAGGCGGCGATCAGCGTCTTGTCGAGGATTTTGTTCAATATGTGCAGGGCGGTAAACCGTCTTTGTCTTGCACCAGCATCGCCGATTCAGTCTACGGGCACCTGGCCGTTTTCCGCGCCGATGATTCCATGAAAAACAGATGCATTATGGACATCCCGGCAGTTGATATTCAATAA
- a CDS encoding TrpB-like pyridoxal phosphate-dependent enzyme yields the protein MSKMDTPNKIYLSENEMPKAWYNLRADMKIQHAPLLNPATLEPINDPAQLAPIFCTELAKQELNTKDRFIEMPEEIYEYYKLYRPSPLIRAYNLEKELGTPAKIYYKFEGNNTSGSHKLNSAAAQVYYAKAQGVKSLTTETGAGQWGTALSMACAYFKMPLTVFMVKCSSEQKPFRKAVMETYGATVIPSPSNTTEVGKKMLAADPNTTGTLGMAISEAIEKAVTSDNARYTLGSVLDQVLLHQSIIGLETKIALEKYDIQPDVLIGCAGGGSNLGGFMAPFAGEKIQKGAKYKIIAVEPASCPSMTRGKFAYDFCDTGKTTPLAKMYTLGSGFVPSSIHAGGLRYHGMSPIVSQLYHDRIIDEARAVAQTKVFEAATLFAKVETILPAPESSHAIRVAIDEALECKKTGEAKTIVFNLTGTGYFDLNAYSEYRSGRMVDYVPTDAELQQGFDSLPNVGSL from the coding sequence ATGTCAAAAATGGACACACCCAACAAAATTTATTTGAGCGAAAATGAGATGCCGAAGGCATGGTACAATCTGCGCGCCGACATGAAGATCCAGCATGCACCACTGCTCAACCCCGCAACCCTCGAACCCATCAACGACCCCGCGCAGCTTGCGCCGATCTTCTGCACGGAACTCGCCAAACAGGAACTCAACACCAAAGACCGTTTCATCGAGATGCCCGAAGAGATTTACGAATATTACAAGCTCTATCGTCCGTCTCCGTTAATTCGTGCGTACAATCTCGAAAAAGAACTCGGTACCCCGGCGAAAATCTATTACAAATTCGAAGGCAACAACACCTCCGGCAGCCACAAGTTGAACTCGGCAGCCGCACAGGTATACTATGCAAAAGCACAGGGTGTCAAATCTTTGACGACAGAGACCGGTGCCGGACAATGGGGCACTGCGCTCTCGATGGCCTGCGCATATTTCAAAATGCCGCTGACCGTCTTCATGGTCAAGTGCAGCAGTGAGCAAAAACCGTTCCGCAAGGCGGTTATGGAAACCTACGGCGCGACGGTCATCCCCAGCCCGAGCAATACCACCGAAGTCGGCAAAAAGATGCTTGCTGCCGATCCGAATACCACGGGTACTCTCGGCATGGCCATTTCCGAAGCCATCGAAAAAGCGGTCACAAGCGATAATGCGCGCTATACCCTCGGCTCTGTGCTCGATCAGGTGCTTCTGCATCAATCCATCATCGGCCTCGAGACCAAGATTGCGCTCGAGAAATACGACATCCAGCCGGACGTCTTGATCGGCTGCGCAGGCGGCGGCTCCAACCTCGGCGGTTTCATGGCACCGTTCGCGGGCGAAAAGATTCAAAAAGGCGCGAAGTATAAGATCATCGCGGTTGAACCCGCTTCCTGCCCCTCGATGACTCGCGGCAAGTTCGCCTATGATTTCTGCGATACCGGAAAGACCACCCCGCTCGCCAAAATGTACACCCTCGGAAGCGGCTTTGTCCCCTCCTCCATCCATGCGGGCGGTCTGCGTTATCACGGCATGTCCCCGATCGTCAGCCAGCTTTATCACGACCGGATCATCGACGAGGCGCGTGCCGTCGCCCAGACCAAGGTCTTTGAAGCGGCTACGCTGTTCGCCAAAGTCGAGACGATCCTGCCCGCGCCGGAATCTTCCCATGCCATCCGCGTCGCCATTGACGAGGCGCTCGAATGTAAAAAGACCGGCGAGGCCAAGACAATCGTGTTCAACCTTACCGGTACCGGTTATTTCGATCTGAATGCCTACAGCGAATATCGCAGCGGTAGAATGGTCGACTATGTTCCGACCGATGCAGAACTCCAACAGGGCTTTGATTCATTGCCCAATGTCGGTTCTCTATAA
- a CDS encoding aldose 1-epimerase family protein: MNYSLKNKFLTVEIASLGAELQSIKTADGTEYLYDGSGPWANRAIILFPIVGRLKNNEYTYRGKTYTLDIHGFARDMEFTVKKESDTKITFTLCDNEETLKNYPFHFQLDIIYELNGDTLSVKNDVKNTGKDEMYFSIGAHEGYRCPLMPGEDFTDYQIVFEKKENVGRRMVDKQLFTGEVTPVMTDTDTLNLNYNLFTTDAIFLSDHKSRKNTLIGKKSKKGVEVFFPDYPMLGIWTRPNGGYICIEPWYGIGDSIYHNGELTKKEGIIRMEAGKTFTCTHTIRPF; encoded by the coding sequence ATGAATTACTCATTGAAAAACAAATTTTTAACAGTTGAAATTGCTTCGCTGGGCGCAGAACTTCAATCGATTAAAACCGCCGACGGCACCGAATATCTCTACGACGGTTCCGGTCCGTGGGCCAACCGTGCGATCATTCTCTTCCCGATCGTGGGCCGTTTGAAAAACAATGAGTACACCTATCGCGGTAAGACCTATACGCTGGATATTCACGGTTTTGCTCGTGATATGGAGTTCACCGTAAAAAAAGAGAGTGATACAAAAATCACTTTCACCCTTTGCGACAATGAGGAAACTTTAAAAAACTATCCGTTCCATTTTCAACTTGACATCATCTATGAGCTGAATGGCGACACCCTCTCGGTCAAAAATGACGTCAAGAACACCGGAAAAGATGAGATGTATTTTTCCATCGGCGCGCACGAGGGGTATCGCTGCCCGCTCATGCCCGGCGAAGATTTCACCGACTATCAGATCGTTTTTGAGAAAAAAGAAAATGTGGGCAGACGCATGGTTGATAAGCAGTTGTTCACAGGCGAAGTCACACCGGTTATGACCGACACAGACACTTTGAACCTGAACTATAATCTCTTTACAACCGATGCGATTTTCCTGTCCGACCATAAATCCAGGAAAAACACATTGATCGGCAAAAAGAGTAAAAAGGGTGTCGAGGTCTTTTTCCCGGACTATCCGATGCTCGGCATTTGGACGAGACCCAATGGCGGTTATATTTGCATCGAGCCGTGGTATGGCATCGGCGATTCGATTTATCATAACGGCGAATTGACCAAAAAAGAAGGTATTATCCGCATGGAGGCAGGGAAGACCTTCACCTGCACCCATACCATTCGCCCGTTCTAA
- a CDS encoding family 78 glycoside hydrolase catalytic domain gives MGITKVYDLTINYLKNPLGLDETPRFSYKLAADLRGAVQKTCRIRVAFDALLLQKGIGDLWDSGEINTDDTVHIAYQGKKLPPVHRCFWNVTVKGENGKVVTSEPAFFVTGKLDSAWNANWITADFIGKGALAADREASALKAPYLRHEFKLVKPVKEAFLLICGLGYFEAHLNGKKVGNDVLTTPFTRFDETVMYSTYDVKDILSKENAIGVILGNGWYNCFAEDPWNTKQATWRHFSKMIAELHVTYEDGTSDLICSRADWKSSDGPIFFNGIRNGEHYDARKELGDWTVAGYDDAAWQPAKMIRGPGGALIGMNLQPIQIHHEFPAAKLWKTETGWVFDIGQNQAGVARFKLRGAAGTEITTKYSDVLKDGSLDMIPISGFIKSHGFQTDKYIKKSDDEEVWQPIFVYHGFQYVEVSGIDYEPKLDDVVGLTMYTSFDVSGHFDCSDELLNRVQHLCWWSTVSNCESIPTDCPHREKNGWTGDGAASSEQILINFGAQAFYSKWLDDMRTSQRPAGQIPCVVPSTGWGYNSMNGPDWSMGLTDIPWTIYAYNNDRNILEKNYEAIKKHCSYMESMSDDYTVHYGLGDWCAPFEGPAISVNMASFKCPTAVSDTGCFYDAALKLSKMAKLLDKPEDEKYYTELAARIKTAFRKKFYDETTHTVAGDCQTSTAEMLFQEIAEPEERPVLLAKLVEQIHRDNDHVDFGLLGCKYVMHTLGAMGEGNLGFKMLAQRTFPGCQQWIDLGATTLWECWNGGGSHNHHMFSDLSAFMYKYVGGISPDEKKPGFRHTILRPAIDCGLEFANAEHESMYGKVACRWTNKDGKQTLDINVPVCCEATLYLPAAYAGKLAEYGKPISFTAKASGSEYAVTLLSGQYHLTAEKK, from the coding sequence ATGGGCATTACAAAAGTATACGACTTGACGATCAATTACCTCAAGAATCCGCTCGGACTGGACGAGACCCCGAGATTTTCTTATAAACTCGCCGCCGACTTACGCGGCGCAGTACAAAAGACCTGCCGTATTCGGGTGGCATTCGATGCCTTGCTGCTGCAAAAAGGCATCGGCGACCTCTGGGACAGCGGTGAAATCAACACTGATGATACCGTGCATATCGCATATCAAGGCAAAAAGCTGCCGCCGGTGCACCGTTGTTTTTGGAATGTAACTGTCAAAGGCGAAAACGGCAAAGTCGTCACGAGCGAACCCGCGTTTTTTGTGACCGGAAAACTCGATTCGGCTTGGAATGCCAACTGGATCACCGCTGACTTTATTGGCAAAGGTGCGCTTGCAGCAGACCGTGAAGCATCAGCCTTAAAAGCCCCTTATCTGCGCCATGAATTCAAACTTGTAAAACCTGTCAAAGAGGCGTTTTTATTGATTTGCGGGCTCGGTTATTTCGAGGCGCATTTGAACGGCAAAAAGGTCGGTAACGACGTGCTGACCACACCGTTTACTCGCTTCGACGAGACCGTGATGTACAGCACCTACGACGTAAAAGACATACTCTCGAAAGAGAACGCCATCGGCGTGATTTTGGGCAACGGCTGGTACAACTGTTTTGCCGAAGACCCTTGGAACACCAAGCAAGCCACCTGGCGGCATTTTTCGAAAATGATTGCGGAACTGCACGTCACTTATGAGGATGGCACAAGCGATTTGATTTGCTCCCGCGCCGACTGGAAATCGAGCGACGGTCCGATCTTTTTTAACGGCATCCGCAACGGCGAACACTATGACGCGCGTAAAGAACTCGGTGACTGGACGGTTGCCGGATATGATGATGCCGCATGGCAGCCGGCAAAAATGATTCGCGGACCCGGCGGCGCGCTTATCGGAATGAATCTTCAGCCGATTCAGATCCACCACGAATTCCCCGCCGCTAAACTCTGGAAGACCGAGACTGGTTGGGTGTTCGACATCGGGCAAAATCAGGCCGGTGTGGCGCGCTTTAAACTGCGCGGAGCTGCCGGAACCGAGATCACGACGAAATATTCTGATGTGTTAAAAGACGGTTCTCTTGATATGATTCCTATCTCCGGATTTATCAAAAGCCACGGCTTCCAGACCGATAAATACATCAAAAAGAGCGACGATGAAGAAGTTTGGCAGCCGATTTTCGTCTATCACGGTTTCCAGTATGTCGAGGTCTCGGGCATCGATTACGAGCCCAAACTCGACGATGTGGTCGGTCTGACAATGTACACTTCGTTCGATGTGTCGGGGCATTTCGACTGCTCCGACGAACTGCTCAACCGCGTGCAGCACCTTTGCTGGTGGTCGACGGTCTCAAACTGCGAATCCATCCCGACCGACTGCCCGCACCGCGAGAAAAACGGTTGGACGGGTGACGGCGCGGCTTCCTCCGAACAGATTTTGATCAATTTCGGCGCGCAGGCGTTTTATTCCAAGTGGCTTGACGACATGCGCACCTCTCAGCGGCCTGCGGGGCAAATTCCTTGCGTGGTGCCGTCCACCGGATGGGGCTATAACAGCATGAACGGCCCCGATTGGTCGATGGGTCTGACCGATATCCCGTGGACAATTTACGCCTACAACAACGACCGCAACATCCTCGAAAAGAACTACGAAGCCATCAAGAAACACTGCTCGTATATGGAGAGCATGAGCGACGATTACACCGTCCATTACGGGCTCGGAGACTGGTGCGCGCCGTTCGAAGGACCCGCAATCTCGGTCAACATGGCCTCGTTCAAATGCCCGACCGCCGTTTCGGACACCGGGTGCTTCTACGATGCCGCTTTAAAACTCTCCAAGATGGCGAAACTGCTCGACAAGCCGGAAGACGAAAAATATTACACCGAATTGGCTGCAAGGATAAAAACGGCCTTTCGCAAGAAGTTTTACGATGAGACGACGCATACGGTTGCCGGCGACTGCCAGACCTCAACCGCCGAGATGCTTTTCCAAGAAATTGCCGAACCCGAAGAGCGCCCGGTTTTACTCGCCAAACTGGTCGAACAAATTCACCGCGACAACGACCACGTCGATTTCGGCCTGCTCGGCTGCAAATATGTGATGCACACGCTCGGCGCGATGGGCGAAGGCAACCTCGGTTTCAAGATGCTGGCGCAGCGCACCTTCCCCGGCTGTCAGCAATGGATCGACCTCGGCGCGACCACGCTTTGGGAGTGCTGGAACGGCGGCGGTTCGCATAACCACCACATGTTCAGCGACCTCTCGGCGTTTATGTATAAATACGTCGGCGGCATCTCGCCCGACGAAAAAAAACCGGGATTCAGGCACACGATTCTGCGCCCCGCCATCGACTGCGGCTTGGAATTTGCAAACGCCGAACACGAGAGCATGTACGGCAAGGTCGCTTGCCGCTGGACCAACAAAGACGGCAAGCAGACACTTGATATCAATGTTCCGGTTTGCTGCGAAGCTACGCTGTATCTGCCCGCCGCCTATGCCGGAAAGTTGGCCGAGTATGGCAAGCCGATTAGCTTTACGGCGAAAGCGAGCGGCTCGGAATATGCCGTCACCCTGCTGAGCGGTCAATATCATCTGACAGCCGAAAAGAAGTAA